The nucleotide window AGCAAAGTTGAACTTGTCGGATGAACAAAAGGATATTGAAGATATTGTTGAAGATTACAGAGCTTCTTTATTGATTGAAAAATATAAACAACAATATTTGAAACAAGAAATTGATACTGTAATTAAAGAATCGGATATTGAAAGTTATTATAACAATTATCCTGAAAGCTTTAAACTAAGTGAAGAAATTGTAAAACCGTTATTCTTTAAGTTTTCAATTAATAACAACAAAATTACAAAATTTAAGCAATATTTTAATACTGAAAACGAAGAAGCGAAAGAAAGAATGATTGAAATTGCAAAAGAAAGTGCCGAAAAATTTGATGACTTTCAAAATGTTTGGATTTATATGTCTGTACTCTCTGATTTGTTGCCTAATGATATTAATAATGCCGAAGCATTTCTGAAAGTTAGTAAACGATTGGAAACAAGAGATAAAGATTACTATTATTTTGTACGTTTTCAAGAATATCTTTTGACAGGAGAAACCATACCAATTGAACTTGCAAAAGATCGTATAAAGATTATTTTATTAAATAAAAGAAAAACAAACATTTTAAATGATCTTGAAAAAAAGATTTACCAAAGTGATGTAAAGAACGGAAATATTAAAATATTTGTTGAATAAAAGAAAATAATGATAAAAAAAGTAAAATTAGTATTAGCTGTTTTGTTAATAAATGCCTTTGCATTTTCACAAAGCAATTCAATTGATGAGATTGTTGCAATAGTAGGGCAAAAGATTATTTTAAAATCAGATGTAGAGACTCAAATGCTGCAATATAAATCGAGAGGGGAAACCTTTTCCGGAAATTTGAGATGTCATGTTTTTGAAGAATTATTATATCAAGCCTTGTTAGTTAATCAAGCAAAAGTTGACAGTATTGAGGTTTCTGATATTCAAGTAGAGGGAGAATTAGACAGAAGGATGATGATATTTGAAGAGCAAATGGGGGGAAGAGCTGAAATGGAAGACTATTTTAATAAGCCTTACAGCGAAATTAAAAATTATTTCAGAGATATTGTTCAAGATCAAATGATGTCTCAACAAATGCAATCTCAGATTACGCAAGATATTAGAGTTACTCCTGAGGAAGTAAAAAAGTTTTATAAAGGAATTCCGAAAGACAGTTTGCCCTTGGTTGAATCTGAAATTGAAATAGCACAAGTTGTAATTCATCCGAAAATTAAAGATAAGCAAATTGAAAAATTAAAAGAAACACTACAAGAATATATTGACAGAGTTAATAAGGGCGAAGATTTTTCTTTTCTGGCAAGTTTATATTCTGATGATGTTGCTTCCGCCGAAAATGACGGTGATCTTGGTTGGGTAAGAAGAGGAGACCTCGTATCTGAATTTGCTGCTGCAGCTTTTGAATTAGAGAAAGAAGGTGAATTATCAGGAATTATAAAAACAGAATTCGGGTATCATGTCATACAATTTATTGAACGTAAAGGAGAACGGATACACATCAGACACATTTTAAAGATACCAAAACCTTTGACTTCTGAAAAACGAAAAGCAAAATCAAGTCTTGACAGTATTGCCGATAATATCAGAAACGGAAATATAAGTTTTGAAGAAGCAGCTTTAAGATATTCAACAGATGAAGATTCAAATAAAAGCGGTGGTATTTTAATAAATCCTTACACAGGAACTTCTGCTTTTGAGAGTAGTCAATTGGACCCTGCTACAAATTATATTTTAAAGCAAATGAAGATAGGAGAAGTTTCAAATCCTTTTGAAAGTTACAGTATGAAAGGAAAACCTGAAATCAAAATCATTAAGTTAGTAAATAAGACAGAACCGCATATTGCAAGTTTTGAAACTGATTATCAATTAATAAGTGATATGGCAAAAGAGAAAAAGAAAGAAGAAATTGTCAGTAAATGGATACAAAAGAGCCAAAAGTCAACTTACTTTATGATTGATGTTGAATATCACGATTGCAAATTTAAATATAAAGGATGGCTGTCTGTTCAATAAGTATTTTTTAAATTTTTTGTATCTTTGAATAAAATGACACAGATGCAGGAATTCAAAGAGAAATATATAAATCCGTCTACGGATTATGGCTTTAAAAGAAAGAGAAGAAGAAATTGAGAAGCTGCAAATTAAGAGATGATTAAAGAGAATAAAAAATCAATAGCTATAATAGTTATTTTCATACTTTTGTTTTCGAGTATAGGAATATATTATAATAGGGCTCCCTATATCTTTGCTGGAAAATATACAAAAAAGATCGAACCTTTCATGATATATTCAGAAAATCCAATACCTGAAACTGCAGAAGCTTTTTTCTTAAATATTAGTAAATCCGAAATTTTCAAGAATAATTACTCTTACAATATTTTTCTAACTGCTGATAAAAACAATTATTGTGCTGTTGCACTTTATCATTATTATTCTTTCGGAATAACGAAACCGATTTCCGGCAACATTATAATAGCTCCGAGTGATATAAATAAAAATGAAGTAAGAAGAAACGGAAAAACAAATAAAATTACAGAGTTAAGCCATGTTATAATTCATGAATGTACACATAGGTATTTATTCGAAAAATACGGTTTGTTTAAAATGAAGATTACAAAAA belongs to Bacteroidales bacterium and includes:
- a CDS encoding peptidylprolyl isomerase is translated as MIKKVKLVLAVLLINAFAFSQSNSIDEIVAIVGQKIILKSDVETQMLQYKSRGETFSGNLRCHVFEELLYQALLVNQAKVDSIEVSDIQVEGELDRRMMIFEEQMGGRAEMEDYFNKPYSEIKNYFRDIVQDQMMSQQMQSQITQDIRVTPEEVKKFYKGIPKDSLPLVESEIEIAQVVIHPKIKDKQIEKLKETLQEYIDRVNKGEDFSFLASLYSDDVASAENDGDLGWVRRGDLVSEFAAAAFELEKEGELSGIIKTEFGYHVIQFIERKGERIHIRHILKIPKPLTSEKRKAKSSLDSIADNIRNGNISFEEAALRYSTDEDSNKSGGILINPYTGTSAFESSQLDPATNYILKQMKIGEVSNPFESYSMKGKPEIKIIKLVNKTEPHIASFETDYQLISDMAKEKKKEEIVSKWIQKSQKSTYFMIDVEYHDCKFKYKGWLSVQ